A window of Myxococcales bacterium genomic DNA:
CAAGCCGCTTGAAGCCAAGCCAGATAAGGTTGGCGGCCGATGCCCAGCATCAAGAGGTCGATGATCTTCGTCGCTGCCAACAGCAGGCTGAACAGGGAAAAATGCAACCACGGAAGCTGATTCGAACGCCGCATGAAGACAAACGACACCGAGGCCAGCAACAGAACGGAAATGCTCCAAATGAAGAGGAGGTAATCCAGTTGCTCGGCGAAAAACCGCATCATTGAATCAATAATTCCTTGTCACAGTCCGGATATCATTTTTTTCAGCGAGAATACTTGCCTGAATAATTCACTGTAATCAAAGCGCCTTTTGATTCGGTAAATAACATGTCCGCCGCCGGAAGAAAAGACAAATTTGCGGCGCTGCCGGAAAGATCTCTTGAATTGCCATTCAAAGGCCGTTGTGCTACCCATTTTCGATGGCCAGAGAAAAGGAGTGCGAAGTGAAAACCCTCTCGTGCGTGCTCGTTTTATTAGCTGTCGTTTTTGCCCCGCTGTTGTCGCGCGCCGCCGATGAAATCCCGAGCGAGGAATTTTTCGTCACCGGCGCCAGCCACATCGACCTAGCCTGGAAATGGCCGTACACGGAGGGGGAATTCACCTGCAAGTACACCTTCGCGACGGTGCTGCGGATGATGGATGAATACGACGACACGGAATCCGGCGAAAATCCGGTTTATTATGCCCAATCGTCCGCGTTGGCCTACCGGTGGATGGAAGAGTCCTATCCCGAAATTTTCCAACAGATACAAAAGCGCGTGAAGGAAGGGCGCTGGGAGATCGTCGGCGGCATGTGGGTCGAATCCGACGCTTTGCAGCCCTCGGGCGAGAGTTTCTGCCGCCAGTTTTTAACCGGGCAATGGTATTTTCAGGACAAGTTCGGCCGGATGGCCACCATCGGCTGGCTGCCCGACAGTTTCGGTTTCAACGCCAACCTGCCGCAATTCATGCACAAGAGCGGCATTGATCGGTTCTTCTTTTACAAGCTCAATTGGAACGATACGCACAAACCGCAGCGCAACCTGTTTTATTGGAAGGGCCCCGACGGCTCCCGCGTGCTGACGCACCTCGCCTACAACGCCTACAACAACAACGCCATGATGAGTACGGTCCGCACCGTTCTGAATACCAAGCGCGCCAACGAGCCCAATCAGACGTCGGTCTTTTATCCGTTGGGCACGGGCGACCACGGGGGCGGCATCGTGCGTTTCTTTATGACTCGCATGCTCGCGTTGCGGGACGCCGGTTACCACATGCACTTTGGCAAGGTCGCCGACTTTTTCGACGACATCGACTTGTCCCAGGTGAACCTCGACGTGCAGGACGAGTTGTATTTCGAAAAGCATCGCGGCACCTATACCACGCGGGCGAATCACAAAAAGAGCATGCGCGAACTGGAATACCTGCTGCAGGACGCGGAAATCTTCGCCTCGTTCGCCTACCTGTTCGGCGAGGATTATCCGTTCGACGATTTGGATGTCGCCTGGAAACGGCTGATGCGCGACCAGTTTCACGACACGATGTCGGGTACCGCGCTCGATCGCGTCTACCAAGACGAGGTGGAACCCAATTTGGAGCAGGTCCGCGAAAGCGGCACGCGGGTGCTGAACGATTCGCTGGCGGCGCTGACCGCGAGGATCGACACCACCGCGGCCGATCAGGGCGAGGTCTTCGTCGTTTTCAATCCGAACGCGTTCGCCGTCACCCAACCCGTGGAATTGTCGCTGGCGCCGGCCGGCTTGATCGTGCTGGACGAAACCGGCGCCCCGGTGCCGAGCCAGGCCAACGCAGCCGGCGACGCGCTGGTTTTCCTGGCGACGGATATTCCCGGCTGGGGCTGGCGAACCTATCAGGTCGCCGCGGGGGAGGATGATACATCCGCGCCGTTCGCCGCCGACGATCGTCACCTGGAAAACGACCATCTGCGGGTGA
This region includes:
- a CDS encoding alpha-mannosidase is translated as MKTLSCVLVLLAVVFAPLLSRAADEIPSEEFFVTGASHIDLAWKWPYTEGEFTCKYTFATVLRMMDEYDDTESGENPVYYAQSSALAYRWMEESYPEIFQQIQKRVKEGRWEIVGGMWVESDALQPSGESFCRQFLTGQWYFQDKFGRMATIGWLPDSFGFNANLPQFMHKSGIDRFFFYKLNWNDTHKPQRNLFYWKGPDGSRVLTHLAYNAYNNNAMMSTVRTVLNTKRANEPNQTSVFYPLGTGDHGGGIVRFFMTRMLALRDAGYHMHFGKVADFFDDIDLSQVNLDVQDELYFEKHRGTYTTRANHKKSMRELEYLLQDAEIFASFAYLFGEDYPFDDLDVAWKRLMRDQFHDTMSGTALDRVYQDEVEPNLEQVRESGTRVLNDSLAALTARIDTTAADQGEVFVVFNPNAFAVTQPVELSLAPAGLIVLDETGAPVPSQANAAGDALVFLATDIPGWGWRTYQVAAGEDDTSAPFAADDRHLENDHLRVTLDEQGYLTGFYSKDLAREFIPAGGRGNLLQLYRDNAGTFDCWDIGFDKYQDEPTTVEDAQSVALVENGPVRQVIEIRRQGEVESYVQRIVLYAEGDYLDFETQVFGWGNPKHRFLKVAFPTTLVNDKKEIRTNIPYGNLVRVLDGHRADWEFAGQKWIDLTETHANNAAPEVGLSLIAREKYGYDVQNDGPGEGLSDGRANILRLSLLKSGTSPLYLLPNRGGPVTDQGDFAAHYRLIPHAGDTRPAEMYLHGEEFANRLIAFPAENHGGELPATGNLVNFVSESGVVLPTTLKRPYRESADGELILRLVEIDGQDAKVSMGESIWEPESVYQADILERPQGDDLVAVADDYATFTLPVGHNAVETVRVVFSPADDGGSDDDQDGDDDNDVGPPASDDDDDEDGACCG